The Paenibacillus beijingensis nucleotide sequence CAGAGTCCACGTTTAAAATTCTTTCATGATACCAAATTTTACAAAGACATTGCACGTATTTCGGGGGTATCGAAATCGACGGTTTCGCGCGTTACTTCCAATGATAACGGCGTCATTCACCTCGTCAACGACGATGAGCGCGGCGGGCAGCTGGCGGCCGAATTTATGCTGACGCTTGGCCTATCCAACATGGCGTTCATCGCAGGGCCTCAGGAACATCGAAGCCACTTTTTAAGGTTAAAAGGATTCCGGGAGAAATTGCATGGGCACGGCTATGAAATGGACGAGTCCCACATTTGCTGCTGGACACTTGAAGCAATCCGGGGCATCCGCCGATACGTTTCCTGTGCTATGGGACTCGGTAACGTTCAAAGGAAAAGTGTGGGATGATTTTCAGGAATAGGATTAAATGGAAAAAAATTCATAATCTCGCCGTCAACGGGAAAACGCTGTTTTATTTCGGCGGGGTGTGGAACGTGAACAACTGGGCTCAAGACACTTTCCATGACCAGCTCGGCAAAGTTCATGCGAAATGGGTGAATGAGCATTTTGGCATGATGCTTTACCCTGCGCGCAAAAAGGCGGCAAACCGCTTACGCTTTCCCACCCGTTCGATTATACCGTTTCTGCGCAAACGAAACACCCGGAGCTTGTGACGCGACTGCATGAAAGATCTCGAGGCGCA carries:
- a CDS encoding LacI family DNA-binding transcriptional regulator, with protein sequence MKCFIVQLKHTGKLFQSPRLKFFHDTKFYKDIARISGVSKSTVSRVTSNDNGVIHLVNDDERGGQLAAEFMLTLGLSNMAFIAGPQEHRSHFLRLKGFREKLHGHGYEMDESHICCWTLEAIRGIRRYVSCAMGLGNVQRKSVG